One window of Chamaesiphon minutus PCC 6605 genomic DNA carries:
- a CDS encoding type II toxin-antitoxin system PrlF family antitoxin, translated as MATPSTPCSESTLTDRYQTTVPDPVRKVLGLNKRDRIAYTIESDGRVTISRAGDANNDPLLGQFLDFLATDIQVNPQHVRQVSSDLANRIRSLVGNVDLDLDAPLAAEDE; from the coding sequence ATGGCTACACCATCAACCCCCTGCTCGGAATCTACTTTGACCGATCGTTATCAAACGACAGTTCCCGATCCTGTTCGGAAAGTATTGGGCTTGAATAAGCGCGATCGAATTGCCTACACCATCGAATCTGATGGTCGGGTGACGATCTCGCGTGCTGGGGATGCAAATAACGATCCGCTGTTGGGACAGTTTCTCGATTTTCTAGCTACAGATATCCAAGTCAATCCCCAGCATGTGCGACAGGTCAGCTCCGATTTAGCAAATCGGATTCGATCGTTAGTCGGCAATGTCGATCTCGATCTTGACGCACCACTGGCGGCTGAAGATGAATGA
- a CDS encoding type II toxin-antitoxin system YhaV family toxin — translation MNESEPQPLVINEWTIFAHDLFLSQVEELLIQVENLRLKYPQDYHKKNVTKRLAAIAKLAFDIIPQDPTLSVYRQGATLGDDYKHWFRAKFFQQYRLFFRYHQDSKIIVYAWVNDEDTKRAYDSNTDAYLVFKKMLNRGHPPDDWNELLAAVKGEIDRLDKLNLET, via the coding sequence ATGAACGAATCCGAACCTCAGCCGCTAGTAATTAATGAATGGACTATATTTGCTCACGATCTGTTTCTATCACAGGTTGAAGAACTTTTAATCCAAGTCGAAAATCTGCGGCTAAAGTATCCGCAGGATTATCATAAGAAAAATGTTACTAAGCGGTTAGCTGCGATCGCCAAGTTAGCATTTGATATTATTCCTCAAGATCCTACTTTATCAGTATATCGACAGGGTGCGACGCTGGGGGATGATTATAAACATTGGTTTAGGGCTAAGTTTTTTCAACAGTACCGATTGTTTTTTCGATATCATCAAGACAGTAAAATTATCGTCTATGCCTGGGTTAATGATGAGGATACCAAACGGGCTTATGATAGTAATACGGATGCTTATTTAGTTTTTAAGAAGATGCTCAATCGCGGTCATCCGCCTGATGATTGGAATGAATTACTGGCAGCGGTAAAAGGTGAAATAGATCGCCTGGATAAACTTAATCTAGAAACTTAA